A region from the Rufibacter sp. DG15C genome encodes:
- a CDS encoding tetratricopeptide repeat protein, which translates to MQKLRVLYLLLCALTLSFNAHATTGGEVAKNLALSKERVKEITLHIKQNPSDAQAFASRGIVKMELGDAFGAIKDFNTSLRLVPQQAEVLQKRGQAFLQIGAFKEAAQDITDALAITSTYGLVYDRAVLKYHQDDYFGALKDLQEVLTVSPMHSKALYNRAIIYMELNKTQEAIADLESFLKLIPNDANALHALGLAQTELARRVASK; encoded by the coding sequence ATGCAGAAGCTACGAGTTTTGTACCTGCTATTATGTGCCTTGACTTTGTCTTTCAATGCACATGCAACCACTGGTGGAGAAGTTGCCAAGAACCTTGCGCTTTCTAAAGAGAGAGTAAAGGAAATCACCCTGCACATCAAGCAAAACCCATCAGACGCGCAGGCATTTGCCAGCCGCGGGATCGTAAAGATGGAATTAGGCGATGCCTTTGGAGCTATCAAGGATTTTAACACCTCATTACGGTTGGTGCCTCAGCAAGCTGAGGTGCTGCAGAAAAGAGGACAGGCGTTCCTACAGATTGGGGCCTTCAAGGAAGCTGCGCAAGATATCACAGACGCCTTGGCCATTACCTCTACCTATGGGTTGGTATATGACCGCGCGGTGCTCAAGTATCATCAAGATGATTATTTCGGGGCGTTAAAGGATTTGCAGGAAGTGTTGACTGTTTCGCCAATGCATAGCAAGGCCCTGTATAACCGAGCCATCATCTACATGGAGCTTAATAAAACCCAAGAAGCAATTGCAGATTTGGAGTCTTTCCTGAAACTCATTCCAAATGACGCGAATGCGTTGCATGCCTTGGGTTTAGCACAAACTGAGTTAGCCAGACGTGTAGCCAGCAAGTAA
- a CDS encoding RNA methyltransferase, translating into MRKLSMEELQRDSVEDFKNKQKNPLVLVLDNVRSLHNVGSTFRTADAFAVEKIYLCGITGTPPNKEIHKTALGATESVEWVHVESTLEAVIALKAEGYSVWAVEQAQDSTMLTNFNPAKEGKYAFVFGNEVFGVEEEVIAAADGVLEIPQFGTKHSLNISVTVGVVVWDVLSKLLAK; encoded by the coding sequence ATGCGCAAGCTAAGCATGGAAGAACTCCAGCGTGACTCAGTGGAGGACTTCAAAAATAAGCAAAAAAATCCGTTGGTGTTGGTACTGGATAACGTGCGCAGCCTGCACAACGTGGGCTCTACCTTTAGAACCGCCGATGCCTTTGCCGTGGAGAAAATCTACCTCTGCGGGATTACCGGCACACCACCCAACAAAGAAATCCACAAAACCGCGCTAGGCGCAACGGAATCGGTGGAATGGGTACACGTAGAGAGTACCTTAGAAGCCGTAATTGCGCTAAAAGCCGAAGGCTATTCTGTCTGGGCGGTGGAACAGGCGCAGGACAGCACTATGCTTACAAACTTTAATCCGGCAAAAGAAGGGAAATACGCCTTTGTCTTCGGGAATGAGGTATTTGGCGTGGAGGAAGAAGTGATTGCCGCGGCTGATGGCGTATTGGAGATTCCGCAATTTGGCACCAAGCACTCCTTGAATATTTCGGTGACGGTGGGCGTAGTGGTGTGGGATGTACTGAGTAAGCTGTTGGCTAAATAG